A region of Nitrospinota bacterium DNA encodes the following proteins:
- a CDS encoding flippase, which produces MRGNIVRNMVFALISRGMQITVSFVMVIAVARYLSVEGYGTYSYVLAFAASIMTLSYFGIQNILAREIAKDNSKASIHYGAATMLRGMMSACAVTALLIAIFFTEKGEIPFWIFLVAAVSEAMMGFTLLQRSVFQGLERMKSVPILTFIQSTGLAVAVTLVIVAGLDYYWFFVATMVSYILQLFAGSRALSQIGVSALGRGLDRGYLKKFLGDSLVVGVGVILYKNLFLINVLAIKWFSGLSNLAFFQAAHGLVLQSQILPMSLSMAVFPVVARLAKDDLQQASFILGRAVKYSLLLSAGGAVLCSAFAGELMPLIYGAKYVESANAFQVLAWAMPALWLDLLLNGALMAINQQKYSVIYAGLALAINAGLAPIFIPDGGHVAAAWLATGSYTFTSACSLYFLRKAGMVFPAGRWIAQVALMAAVTWVTILVIKPLSLPAAVLAGAMVYLTALFATRAISMDEIKKLRAVLRDRPKKDDKTAPGL; this is translated from the coding sequence ATGAGGGGAAATATAGTAAGAAACATGGTTTTCGCCCTGATATCCAGGGGGATGCAGATCACCGTGTCTTTCGTCATGGTGATCGCCGTGGCCAGATACCTTTCGGTGGAAGGTTACGGGACTTATTCTTATGTGTTGGCGTTCGCGGCCTCCATCATGACCCTTTCCTATTTCGGCATCCAGAATATCCTGGCCCGGGAAATAGCCAAAGATAACTCCAAAGCCTCCATCCATTACGGCGCCGCCACCATGTTGCGGGGGATGATGTCCGCCTGCGCGGTGACGGCCCTGCTTATAGCCATATTTTTCACCGAAAAAGGGGAAATACCTTTCTGGATATTTCTCGTGGCCGCCGTTTCCGAGGCCATGATGGGGTTCACCCTGCTTCAGCGTTCGGTGTTCCAGGGGCTGGAGCGGATGAAAAGCGTGCCCATACTCACGTTCATCCAGTCCACGGGGCTGGCGGTGGCGGTGACGCTGGTGATAGTGGCCGGGCTGGACTATTACTGGTTTTTCGTGGCCACCATGGTCTCGTACATTCTGCAACTATTCGCGGGGTCGCGGGCGCTCAGCCAAATCGGCGTATCCGCGCTGGGGCGAGGGTTGGACCGGGGTTATCTGAAGAAATTCCTGGGCGACTCGCTGGTAGTAGGCGTCGGCGTGATTCTTTATAAAAACCTTTTTCTGATAAACGTTCTGGCCATCAAGTGGTTCAGCGGCCTGTCGAACCTGGCTTTTTTCCAGGCGGCCCATGGGCTTGTTCTCCAGTCGCAAATCCTGCCCATGTCCCTCTCGATGGCGGTGTTCCCGGTGGTGGCGCGGCTGGCGAAAGATGATTTGCAACAGGCCTCGTTCATTCTTGGCAGGGCCGTTAAATATTCATTGTTGTTGAGCGCCGGGGGGGCCGTATTATGCTCCGCTTTTGCCGGCGAACTTATGCCGTTAATCTATGGCGCTAAATATGTGGAATCGGCCAACGCCTTCCAGGTGCTGGCCTGGGCCATGCCGGCCCTTTGGCTGGACCTGTTGTTAAACGGCGCCCTGATGGCCATTAACCAGCAGAAATACAGCGTCATATACGCCGGGCTGGCCTTGGCGATAAACGCGGGGCTTGCCCCCATATTTATACCTGATGGAGGGCATGTGGCCGCCGCCTGGCTGGCCACAGGTTCTTACACTTTCACCAGCGCGTGTTCGCTTTATTTTCTCCGTAAAGCGGGGATGGTTTTTCCCGCCGGGCGCTGGATAGCGCAGGTCGCCCTGATGGCGGCCGTCACATGGGTAACCATATTGGTCATCAAACCCCTATCCCTTCCGGCGGCGGTTTTAGCGGGCGCCATGGTTTATTTAACAGCGTTGTTCGCCACCCGGGCTATTTCAATGGATGAAATAAAAAAACTTAGGGCCGTTTTGCGGGACAGGCCGAAGAAGGACGATAAAACGGCGCCCGGGTTATGA
- the cysC gene encoding adenylyl-sulfate kinase has protein sequence MTKKNVVWHHATVTRDKREKQNGHRSVVIWFTGLSGAGKSTLAHAVEERLHNIGCRTFVLDGDNVRHGLCSDLGFSKKDREENIRRIGETSKLFIEAGVIAITAFISPFRADRERVRNLMMHGDFLEIYCKCSLETCEKRDVKGMYKRAKAGEIPEFTGISSPYEEPVDPELTVDTDGFTVDQSVDQVMDMLATRGVVNGVTANRR, from the coding sequence ATGACTAAAAAGAACGTGGTTTGGCATCATGCTACTGTCACCAGGGACAAACGAGAGAAGCAAAACGGCCATAGAAGCGTCGTAATCTGGTTTACCGGGTTATCCGGCGCCGGGAAATCCACCCTTGCCCATGCTGTTGAAGAACGGTTGCATAACATAGGATGCAGGACGTTTGTTCTGGATGGTGACAATGTGCGCCATGGCCTTTGTTCCGACTTGGGGTTCTCGAAAAAAGACCGGGAAGAGAATATAAGGAGGATAGGAGAGACCTCCAAGCTTTTCATCGAAGCTGGGGTTATCGCCATTACGGCGTTCATATCCCCTTTCCGGGCAGACCGGGAGAGGGTGCGGAACCTGATGATGCATGGCGACTTCCTTGAGATATATTGCAAATGTTCCCTGGAGACCTGTGAAAAACGGGACGTAAAAGGGATGTACAAACGCGCCAAGGCTGGCGAGATTCCAGAGTTTACCGGCATTTCCTCCCCATATGAGGAACCGGTAGATCCTGAACTGACTGTGGATACCGATGGGTTCACGGTGGATCAGTCGGTGGACCAGGTTATGGATATGCTGGCCACCAGAGGAGTAGTGAACGGCGTGACCGCCAACCGCCGCTAG
- a CDS encoding glycosyltransferase family 39 protein translates to MIKEANSKTLAAVFLIAALAISFRVFNLGILGPFIDESIYIERAAMANFTSEVTVGFKVLGYALFYPTAHFADNALTATRMFIALLGAGTAIGIFFATRSLAGTASGMVAGIIWALMPFVVFHDRLAIHDPIICFFLAWALFFFSISGSAKTPVPAVAGGVALGLAVITKVTAMVGLFFIFFILMAQRAQPRRVLRLALIAIPSAMVPLLIVLPKALANADVYMDFLHMFIGGGDDSGSAEPLTLKRFWEERLILNSSLLYSRLSIFNGGAFIGLMALTGIWSVAKPTRIKTCLWLAFAVSASAYIVIFKGWYSRYYLPGLLPLAMLMGVALAEWLAAIRANWVNANRLKTVTASSLIAILLAGTGYQWISSGLDFSRSPHPLNVPDDDKFQYHHGWPSGVGSMETLERLKQLAAVPEKISVTVIDGGYATRIFPLMTRDINNIVWSVEPVTCQRDAAAALERIATASGKRFLLANNDSIKTFNASVTLVPMPKLIFEQKRGYKIFDISQVESFRFGDSTSVVTSVESPNGVEYVNGVENFWIGGEATKFSAIASGAEIIPITLELFPAPGVSGRAATKLSVSGEAVLAPRQGPATFYYKTGGAYTLEPLDKPNTRNPNIADTRPMILGARVLRGVADARPWAPEPDAGLEKVLREVSGKPHAIYYRQWPPTHDLLTHHKNLRPMAITLKPEDAAVEILKSARDGSLLLSWNKFDGYGDAIASLISPAPRLLFKSASGARLYSFDTQAWLKNEKSGVVVTSINNENGVEEWNGATAFWLNSTGAEMEILAKRAGVVELSAEILIGASAPNRASAGLKISSGGAETQITLAPGKNSIARLKVAAGKNVITLRPVDAPVAPAPGMDDKRVMLMGVKGPSFRYIK, encoded by the coding sequence ATGATTAAAGAGGCCAATTCGAAAACCTTGGCGGCTGTCTTTTTGATAGCCGCCCTCGCCATATCTTTCCGGGTTTTCAACCTGGGGATTTTGGGGCCGTTTATTGATGAGTCCATTTATATCGAGCGGGCCGCCATGGCCAACTTCACCTCCGAAGTAACCGTGGGGTTCAAGGTGCTGGGATACGCCCTTTTTTACCCCACTGCCCATTTCGCCGATAACGCCCTTACCGCCACCCGGATGTTCATCGCCCTTCTGGGGGCGGGAACGGCCATCGGGATATTCTTCGCCACCAGGAGCCTGGCCGGAACCGCCTCTGGCATGGTAGCCGGAATCATATGGGCCCTCATGCCTTTTGTTGTGTTCCACGACCGGCTTGCCATTCATGACCCTATAATCTGTTTCTTCCTGGCTTGGGCGCTTTTCTTCTTTTCCATATCTGGTAGCGCAAAAACTCCCGTTCCAGCTGTCGCGGGGGGGGTGGCCCTGGGCCTGGCCGTGATCACAAAGGTCACCGCCATGGTGGGGCTGTTCTTCATCTTCTTTATTCTCATGGCCCAAAGGGCACAACCGCGCCGGGTCTTGCGATTGGCGTTAATTGCCATACCCTCGGCCATGGTTCCGCTTCTAATTGTTCTCCCAAAGGCGCTGGCTAACGCCGATGTTTATATGGATTTCCTGCACATGTTCATCGGCGGCGGGGATGATTCAGGCTCCGCCGAGCCCCTGACGCTTAAACGGTTTTGGGAGGAGCGGCTTATTCTAAACTCATCCCTGCTCTATTCCCGCTTGAGCATTTTTAATGGCGGCGCGTTCATTGGGCTTATGGCGTTGACGGGTATCTGGTCGGTAGCTAAACCCACTCGCATTAAAACCTGCCTGTGGCTGGCCTTCGCCGTTTCCGCATCGGCGTATATCGTGATTTTCAAGGGCTGGTATTCCCGTTATTACCTTCCGGGTCTTCTGCCTTTGGCGATGCTTATGGGAGTCGCGCTTGCGGAATGGCTCGCCGCCATACGCGCAAATTGGGTCAATGCGAACCGCCTTAAAACCGTCACGGCGTCATCCTTGATAGCTATATTGCTGGCCGGAACAGGCTATCAATGGATAAGTTCCGGGCTGGATTTCTCCCGGTCCCCCCATCCTTTGAACGTGCCCGATGACGACAAGTTCCAATACCATCACGGATGGCCCAGCGGCGTTGGCTCCATGGAAACGCTGGAGAGGCTCAAACAACTTGCCGCCGTTCCGGAGAAAATTTCCGTCACCGTGATCGATGGCGGGTACGCCACCCGTATATTCCCGTTAATGACGCGGGATATTAACAACATCGTCTGGAGCGTGGAGCCGGTCACCTGCCAGAGGGACGCCGCCGCCGCCCTTGAACGCATTGCAACCGCATCCGGCAAACGGTTTCTGCTGGCCAATAACGACAGCATCAAAACGTTCAACGCCAGCGTCACCCTCGTCCCCATGCCTAAACTTATTTTCGAGCAGAAACGGGGCTACAAGATATTCGACATTTCTCAAGTGGAATCGTTCCGGTTCGGCGATTCAACTTCCGTGGTTACCAGCGTGGAATCCCCCAACGGCGTGGAATACGTGAACGGAGTGGAAAATTTCTGGATTGGTGGCGAAGCCACAAAATTCTCGGCCATCGCGTCGGGCGCCGAAATTATCCCAATAACGCTGGAGCTTTTCCCGGCGCCGGGGGTTTCCGGAAGGGCGGCCACAAAATTATCGGTATCGGGCGAGGCGGTTCTGGCCCCACGCCAAGGCCCGGCCACTTTCTACTACAAAACTGGCGGGGCATACACTTTAGAGCCGCTGGACAAGCCCAACACCCGCAATCCGAACATTGCCGACACCCGCCCCATGATATTGGGCGCAAGGGTTCTGCGAGGAGTTGCCGACGCGCGTCCTTGGGCGCCAGAACCGGACGCCGGGCTGGAAAAGGTTTTGCGCGAGGTATCGGGCAAACCTCACGCAATTTATTACCGGCAATGGCCCCCCACACATGATTTATTAACCCATCACAAAAACCTGCGCCCCATGGCTATCACTTTAAAACCCGAGGACGCGGCGGTGGAAATTTTAAAGTCCGCACGGGATGGCTCGTTACTGCTTTCGTGGAACAAGTTCGACGGTTATGGCGACGCCATAGCTTCGCTTATCTCACCGGCTCCGCGCTTGTTGTTCAAGTCCGCCAGCGGGGCCCGCTTGTACTCCTTCGACACGCAAGCATGGCTGAAAAATGAAAAGAGTGGCGTGGTAGTCACATCCATCAACAACGAGAACGGCGTGGAAGAGTGGAACGGCGCCACGGCTTTCTGGTTGAACTCCACCGGCGCTGAAATGGAAATTTTGGCCAAACGGGCGGGCGTGGTGGAATTATCGGCGGAGATTCTAATAGGCGCCTCGGCCCCCAACCGAGCCAGCGCCGGGTTGAAAATTTCATCCGGCGGAGCGGAAACTCAAATCACCCTCGCTCCGGGTAAAAACTCCATCGCCAGACTAAAAGTGGCCGCCGGGAAAAACGTAATCACCCTGCGCCCCGTGGACGCGCCTGTGGCCCCAGCTCCAGGTATGGATGATAAACGGGTGATGTTGATGGGCGTCAAAGGGCCGTCATTCCGCTATATTAAGTGA
- a CDS encoding B12-binding domain-containing radical SAM protein yields MKVTLISPYPDITAFGLRTLSAHLRAAGFKTRLLFLPDPFGDDFVDDPENRYPASVMNQLVALCEGSQLIGVTLMTNFFDGASQITRSIKGGLGSVPVIWGGVHPTIRPDECMEIADMVCVGDGEDALLELTKKMAAGQDYSGTPNLWVKRGGEVIKNPLSPLPRDLDIYPAPDYSMEDHFVLVDGDIKPLDHDIMERFLKKGTVSGMLGKTGYQTMTSRGCPYACTYCINDTVNEMYGGKGKLRWRSVGHVMEELSWARQNMPYVDFIWISDDEFFARKLEDIREFCVQYKEKIGVPFSCLVSPLTVSEDKMGLLVDAGLVYVQMGVESGSARMQELYRRKNMNNTRMIKAMRIINSFKDKMAPPSYDFLLDAPEETDADRIESLRLIADIPKPFRLQPFRLILYPGTQLHKEAMDQGLIKDERAEIYRKTYTMREPTYLNLLITLAKGGKMPGPLLKALVSKPVAGTLNSQIMRPFIKWLYILLRGGYHLAKATLG; encoded by the coding sequence ATGAAAGTAACTTTGATCTCGCCGTACCCGGATATTACCGCGTTTGGCCTAAGGACGTTATCCGCCCATCTGCGCGCCGCCGGATTTAAGACCCGCCTGCTGTTCCTGCCAGATCCATTCGGCGACGATTTTGTGGACGACCCGGAAAACCGCTATCCCGCAAGCGTTATGAATCAGTTGGTGGCGTTATGCGAAGGCTCCCAGCTAATCGGCGTAACGCTGATGACCAACTTTTTCGATGGCGCCTCGCAGATAACCAGGTCCATCAAAGGCGGTCTGGGCTCTGTCCCCGTGATATGGGGAGGCGTGCATCCCACCATCCGGCCTGACGAATGTATGGAAATAGCGGACATGGTGTGCGTGGGAGATGGCGAGGACGCCTTGCTTGAGCTTACAAAGAAGATGGCCGCAGGCCAGGATTACAGCGGCACGCCGAACCTGTGGGTGAAACGGGGCGGGGAGGTAATTAAAAACCCATTGAGTCCCCTGCCCAGGGACCTAGACATATATCCCGCGCCCGATTACAGCATGGAAGACCATTTTGTATTGGTGGATGGCGACATCAAACCGCTGGACCATGACATCATGGAGCGGTTTCTCAAAAAGGGCACCGTTTCGGGGATGTTGGGCAAAACAGGCTACCAGACCATGACCAGCCGGGGTTGCCCATACGCCTGCACATACTGCATTAACGATACCGTCAACGAAATGTACGGCGGCAAGGGGAAGCTTAGGTGGCGGTCGGTGGGGCATGTGATGGAAGAGCTTTCATGGGCGCGACAAAACATGCCATATGTGGATTTCATCTGGATATCCGACGACGAGTTTTTCGCCCGGAAACTGGAGGATATCCGTGAATTCTGCGTGCAGTATAAAGAGAAGATAGGCGTTCCTTTCTCATGCCTTGTGAGCCCTCTTACGGTGTCCGAGGACAAAATGGGCCTTCTGGTGGACGCGGGGCTTGTGTATGTGCAGATGGGGGTGGAGTCCGGCTCGGCGCGGATGCAGGAGCTTTACCGCAGGAAGAACATGAACAACACCCGCATGATAAAAGCCATGCGGATAATAAATTCGTTCAAGGATAAAATGGCGCCCCCCAGCTACGACTTTCTGCTGGACGCCCCGGAAGAAACCGACGCGGACAGGATTGAAAGCCTGCGGCTGATAGCCGACATCCCAAAGCCGTTCCGCCTGCAACCGTTCAGGCTGATACTTTACCCCGGCACCCAGCTTCATAAAGAGGCGATGGATCAAGGCCTGATCAAGGACGAACGCGCAGAGATATACCGCAAAACCTACACCATGCGGGAGCCAACATATTTAAACCTGCTCATAACCCTGGCCAAGGGGGGCAAGATGCCTGGACCTTTGCTTAAGGCGTTGGTGAGCAAACCCGTGGCCGGAACGCTGAACAGCCAGATCATGCGGCCCTTCATCAAGTGGCTCTACATCCTTTTAAGGGGCGGGTACCACCTGGCCAAGGCCACCCTGGGGTAA